The following proteins come from a genomic window of Lycium ferocissimum isolate CSIRO_LF1 chromosome 4, AGI_CSIRO_Lferr_CH_V1, whole genome shotgun sequence:
- the LOC132053741 gene encoding protein MAINTENANCE OF MERISTEMS-like, which translates to MIERWQPETHTFHLRTGKATITLQDVEVIYGLHIDGQALYRVEPPHLLYPQELTRFTGFVPQQRDMRRRSRLLRSSLHAHLRLVHLQHLIGDAMPQVDVDRRARLYLLIIFGGIMFPNTSGADMSIRGFDRASMGERLEVAAFSSLLQPFIVN; encoded by the exons ATGATTGAGCGCTGGCAACCGGAGACccatacatttcatctccgcactGGCAAGGCTACCATCACCCTGCAGGATGTCGAGGTGATTTATGGTCTACATATTGATGGACAGGCATTGTATAGAGTGGAGCCTCCGCACCTATTGTATCCCCAGGAGTTGACTAGGTTCACTGGTTTCGTGCCTCAGCAGAGGGATATGCGTAGACGGAGTCGGTTGTTGCGGTCCTCCCTCCATGCTCACTTGCGCCTCGTGCATTTGCAGCATCTGATTGGCGACGCAATGCCTCAGGTTGATGTTGACCGACGTGCTCGCTTATATCTtctcatcatattcgggggcatcATGTTCCCGAATACGTCGGGTGCGGATATGAGCATAAG AGGATTTGATCGAGCCTCTATGGGCGAGAGGCTTGAGGTCGCTGCATTTAGCTCTCTTCTTCAG ccttttattgttaactag
- the LOC132053740 gene encoding uncharacterized protein LOC132053740, which translates to MTTLVAVRHDTPFHEYMTWYMHITRSLIANPSTPRPDGRGYASLSGAYEALLRMTLMIRHESIPRTESTDPGIAAYAARIVQLTDTGMTRAQEWHRVDEDVPEPAPEPIPEGGRADRGGRADKGGRAGRDLVDEPDDIAHQAPSATDILSTSSFRPSTSQRLGYTPEMFSHYDPWFILPRLWTRLLLFRLTRLYLQLQLQVALRRPLRRERERERERLAKEPSDQPSQEAVDTQVHFSAPVVQSPSIELSPEASTEATQVETAAVSHRKRIFTQGLKKGRKDDHAINHPVIKRGERGSR; encoded by the exons ATGACGACTCTAGTGGCGGTCAGACATGACACTCCGTTCCATGAGTACATGACGTGGTACATGCATATCACTCGCTCATTGATTGCTAACCCCTCGACGCCTCGTCCTGATGGCCGAGGATATGCATCACTCTCAGGAGCATATGAGGCGCtg CTACGGATGACTCTGATGATACGCCATGAGAGCATTCCCCGTACGGAGTCCACCGACCCCGGGATAGCGGCATATGCAGCACGGATAGTTCAGCTTACCGACACTGGTATGACACGGGCACAGGAGTGGCATCGTGTCGATGAGGATGTTCCAGAGCCTGCTCCAGAGCCTATACCAGAGGGTGGTAGGGCTGATAGAGGTGGTCGGGCTGATAAAGGTGGTCGGGCTGGCAGAGATCTAGTAGATGAGCCTGACGATATAGCCCATCAGGCTCCGTCGGCTACAGATATCCTGTCGACTTCTTCTTTCAGGCCGTCGACTTCACAGAGACTTGGATATACGCCAGAGATGTTCTCACATTATGATCCTTG GTTCATTCTTCCGCGCCTGTGGACCCGTCTCCTCTTGTTCAGATTGACCCGTCTCTACCTCCAGCTACAGCTCCAGGTAGCGCTCAGGAGACCGttgaggagagagagagagagagagagagagaggctaGCTAAGGAGCCTTCTGACCAGCCATCTCAGGAGGccgtcgacacacag gttcattttTCTGCTCCTGTGGTCCAGTCTCCTTCGATTGAGTTATCTCCTGAGGCATCTACTGAGGCTACTCAGGTGGAGACCGCTGCCGTCTCCCACAGGAAGCGTATTTTCACTCAGGGCCtgaagaagggaagaaaggatgatcatgccataaatcaTCCTGTCAttaagagaggagagagaggatCCCGATGA